A genome region from Setaria italica strain Yugu1 chromosome III, Setaria_italica_v2.0, whole genome shotgun sequence includes the following:
- the LOC101758486 gene encoding rapid alkalinization factor, giving the protein MAKLALALILLLAVAASASASASIDMDLGFLSAGAGRRECRGTVAECLAEEEEEELGSASAESHRRILRGRGYISYGALRRDNVPCSRRGASYYNCRPGAQANPYHRGCSRITRCRG; this is encoded by the coding sequence ATGGCGAAGCTCGCGCTGGCGCTCATCCTGCTCCTGGCCGTGgcggcctcggcgtcggcgtcggcgtccatcGACATGGACCTGGGCTTcctctccgccggcgccggccggaggGAGTGCCGCGGTACGGTGGCCGAGTGCctggccgaggaggaggaggaggagctgggctCCGCGTCGGCGGAGTCGCACCGCCGCATCCTCAGGGGCCGCGGCTACATCAGCTACGGCGCGCTCcgccgggacaacgtgccctgCTCCCGCCGCGGCGCCAGCTACTACAACTGCCGCCCCGGCGCCCAGGCCAACCCCTACCACCGCGGGTGCTCCCGCATCACCCGCTGCCGCGGCTga